In the Syngnathus scovelli strain Florida chromosome 16, RoL_Ssco_1.2, whole genome shotgun sequence genome, one interval contains:
- the p3h4 gene encoding endoplasmic reticulum protein SC65, with protein MLPSGVATAFAFLASALLLTRAQYEKYSFRSFPADELLPLGSAFDYAMQQYTERNWAESIKYLEHSLRLHRLLRDSEAFCGRNCSSVSRGDDGYDAHLRVLQHILLRAACLKKCKADFPVFQLPYPRRDLLDSFKKRTPYRYIQYAYFQLNDLAKSVSAAHTYLKKTPKDPQLTKNMNYYKTLVDVSSYLIDREEQPYESAFLTSVKLYNSGDFSGSARQMEQAVTSYLDVYDTCLAACDGSYEILEVKDFYPTLADLYLEALKCKVDCEEHLTPNVGGFFVNNFVATMYHYLQFSYYKLNDVKSAAPCAASYMLFDPDDQVMRQNVDYYRYYREQWGLADTDFQPRPDAARYYNQTTKQKEMLQFAINYLQTEDEGEVSPEAAAASSRSKHPDAEFEGVGDYEESLMSEWWQEPKTKWDMGDVPE; from the exons ATGCTCCCTAGCGGCGTGGCCACGGCGTTCGCTTTCCTTGCATCAGCCCTTCTCTTAACTCGGGCCCAGTATGAAAAGTAcagcttccgaagtttccccgcAGACGAGCTGCTGCCGCTGGGCTCCGCGTTCGATTATGCGATGCAGCAGTACACGGAGCGCAACTGGGCCGAGAGCATCAAATACCTGGAGCACAGCTTGAGGCTTCACCGATTGCTGCGGGACAGCGAGGCGTTCTGCGGCCGCAACTGCAGCTCCGTCAGCCGAGGAGACGACGGGTACGACGCGCACCTCCGCGTCTTGCAACACATCCTTCTGAGGGCAGCGTGCCTTAAGAAGTGCAAGGCCGACTTTCCCGTCTTTCAACTCCCCTACCCGAGGCGAGACCTTCTGGACAGTTTCAAGAAAAGGACGCCTTATCGATACATACAGTACGCGTACTTCCAG TTGAACGATTTAGCGAAGTCGGTATCGGCGGCCCACACCTACCTGAAGAAAACTCCTAAAGACCCCCAGCTGACCAAGAACATGAACTACTACAAGACCCTGGTGGACGTGAGCTCCTATCTCATTGACCGCGAGGAGCAGCCATATGAG AGCGCGTTTCTGACGAGTGTGAAGCTGTACAACAGTGGTGACTTCAGCGGCAGCGCTCGGCAAATGGAGCAGGCCGTCACCTCCTACTTGGATGTGTACGACACCTGCTTGGCCGCCTGCGATGGATCCTACGAGATCCTTGAGGTCAAGGACTTCTATCCGACGCTTGCTG ATCTGTACCTGGAGGCGCTGAAATGTAAGGTGGACTGTGAGGAGCACTTGACCCCCAACGTGGGCGGCTTTTTTGTGAACAACTTTGTGGCCACCATGTATCACTATCTTCAATTCTCATATTATAAAC TAAACGACGTAAAGAGCGCAGCGCCGTGCGCCGCCAGCTATATGCTGTTCGACCCCGATGACCAGGTGATGCGTCAGAACGTGGACTACTACCGCTACTACCGGGAACAATGGGGTCTAGCTGACACAGACTTCCAACCGCGGCCG GATGCTGCTCGGTACTACAACCAGACCACCAAGCAGAAGGAGATGCTGCAATTTGCCATCAACTACCTGCAAACGGAGGACGAG GGTGAAGTGAGTCCGGAAGCAGCAGCTGCCTCCAGCCGCTCCAAGCATCCCGACGCTGAGTTCGAAGGGGTCGGCGACTACGAGGAGTCCCTCATGTCCGAGTGGTGGCAGGAGCCCAAGACCAAGTGGGACATGGGTGATGTGCCGGAGTGA
- the phb gene encoding prohibitin 1 has translation MAKLFESIGKLGLALAIGGSVVNSALFNVDAGHQAVIFDRFRGVQEAVIGEGTHFLIPWVQKPIIFDCRSRPRNVPVITGSKDLQNVNITLRILFRPVTTQLPRIFTSIGEDYDERVLPSITTEVLKAVVARFDAGELITQRELVSRQVSEDLTERANTFGLILDDVSLTHLTFGKEFTEAVEMKQVAQQEAERARFVVEKAEQLKQAAIISAEGDSQAALLIANSLQDAGDGLVELRKLEAAEEIALQLSRARNITYLPSGQTTLIQLPQ, from the exons ATGGCCAAACTGTTTGAGTCGATTGGTAAACTGGGACTGGCATTGGCCATAGGTGGAAGTGTTGTCAACTCTGCCCTTTTCAATG TTGATGCAGGGCACCAGGCGGTGATATTTGACAGGTTCCGGGGCGTGCAGGAGGCAGTCATCGGCGAGGGCACTCACTTCCTAATTCCGTGGGTGCAGAAACCCATCATTTTTGATTGTCGCTCCCGTCCCCGAAATGTGCCCGTCATCACAGGAAGCAAAG ATTTGCAGAATGTCAACATCACATTACGAATCCTCTTCCGGCCGGTGACCACTCAGCTCCCGCGTATCTTCACCAGCATTGGTGAGGATTATGACGAAAGAGTGTTGCCTTCCATCACCACGGAGGTGCTGAAAGCTGTAGTG GCTCGTTTTGATGCTGGCGAGCTCATCACGCAGAGAGAGCTGGTCTCTCGCCAGGTCAGCGAGGACCTTACAGAAAGAGCCAACACCTTCGGCCTTATTTTGGATGACGTTTCATTG ACACACTTGACGTTTGGCAAGGAGTTTACAGAGGCTGTCGAGATGAAGCAGGTGGCACAGCAGGAGGCTGAGAGAGCCAGATTTGTTGTGGAGAAG gcgGAACAATTGAAGCAGGCCGCCATCATCTCCGCCGAGGGTGACTCCCAGGCCGCCCTGCTCATCGCCAACTCCCTCCAGGATGCCGGCGATGGCTTGGTGGAGCTGCGCAAACTGGAGGCCGCTGAGGAAATTGCCCTCCAGCTGTCTCGTGCAAGAAACATAACATACCTGCCATCAGGACAGACCACGTTGATCCAGTTGCCTCAGTGA